A stretch of the Candidatus Binataceae bacterium genome encodes the following:
- a CDS encoding FAD-binding protein, with amino-acid sequence MFKFAICIKQIPLIEEANFDAATKTIKRDGPNVISAFDLRAVSLAAELKARHGGETTVVTMGPPQARDALMDALAMGMDKAVHLTDRGFAGSDTLATAKVLAAFLKREKFDLILLGKYSLDAETGQVGPEIAELIGAAQITGARKVELDGHTIRAERESDEGYEEVEAALPVVLTCAERVAQPIKVKPGAADAAASKPLAVLSAGNLGADPRKLGLAGSPTWVEEIRIVETIKSECKQIDTSDPERAAAAVIEELDRVGALAPREHHRRHIAKDIRASVRGRDVWVACETDLEGRVTRGTLELLSTADELTAKLGGAVVAVGFPASIAKHAGLLASYGADRVIAIDSPALNPYTPEAAAEAVGRLVKDREPWGLLLGATERGRDWGPRLAARLGLGLTGDAIGLELDAQQRMIALKPAFGGNIVAPIFSKTYPQMATVRQGVLELADPCAERSAEIEIARPEVGAPKSRLIKEHSLLDTTILPLDGAEVVVGVGVGIGGAEGVAKVSKFARTIGAAICATRRVTDQGWIPRQVQVGLTGKSIDPRLYFAIAVRGAPNHTCGLKRAQTIVAINNDPEATIFERANIGLVGDWQTLLPPLQDALQRRLA; translated from the coding sequence GTGTTCAAGTTCGCCATTTGCATCAAGCAGATTCCGCTTATCGAAGAAGCCAACTTCGACGCCGCCACCAAGACCATCAAGCGCGACGGTCCCAACGTGATCAGCGCTTTCGACTTGCGCGCGGTCTCGCTCGCTGCCGAGCTCAAGGCCAGGCATGGCGGCGAAACCACCGTCGTCACAATGGGACCGCCGCAGGCGCGCGACGCGCTGATGGACGCGCTGGCGATGGGGATGGACAAGGCGGTGCATCTTACGGATCGCGGGTTCGCGGGTTCTGACACGCTCGCGACAGCGAAAGTGCTCGCGGCGTTCCTTAAGCGCGAGAAGTTCGACCTCATCTTGCTCGGCAAGTATTCGCTCGATGCTGAGACGGGGCAGGTTGGTCCTGAGATCGCGGAGCTGATTGGCGCCGCGCAGATAACCGGCGCGCGCAAGGTCGAGCTCGACGGGCATACGATCCGCGCCGAGCGCGAAAGCGACGAGGGCTACGAAGAAGTCGAAGCCGCGCTGCCTGTGGTGCTGACCTGTGCCGAGCGCGTCGCGCAACCGATCAAGGTGAAGCCGGGCGCGGCCGACGCGGCGGCATCGAAACCGCTGGCCGTGCTTAGCGCGGGCAACCTCGGCGCCGATCCGCGCAAGCTCGGACTTGCGGGCTCGCCGACCTGGGTCGAGGAGATCCGAATCGTCGAAACGATCAAGTCCGAGTGTAAACAGATTGACACCAGCGATCCGGAGCGCGCCGCCGCTGCGGTAATCGAAGAGCTCGATCGAGTTGGCGCACTCGCGCCGCGCGAGCACCATCGGCGCCACATTGCGAAGGATATTCGCGCGAGCGTGCGCGGGCGCGACGTGTGGGTCGCATGTGAAACCGACCTCGAAGGCCGCGTTACGCGCGGCACGCTCGAGCTATTGTCCACGGCTGACGAGCTCACGGCGAAGCTCGGCGGCGCGGTGGTTGCCGTTGGATTTCCGGCGTCGATCGCAAAGCACGCGGGACTGCTCGCGAGCTACGGCGCCGACCGCGTCATCGCAATCGATAGTCCTGCACTCAACCCGTACACGCCCGAAGCTGCTGCGGAAGCGGTGGGGCGCCTCGTCAAGGATCGCGAACCGTGGGGTTTATTGCTGGGCGCGACCGAGCGCGGGCGCGATTGGGGACCGCGGCTGGCCGCGCGACTCGGGCTCGGACTGACCGGAGATGCGATCGGGCTCGAGCTCGATGCCCAGCAGCGGATGATTGCGCTCAAGCCGGCCTTCGGCGGAAATATCGTCGCGCCGATTTTTTCAAAAACGTATCCGCAGATGGCGACCGTGCGGCAAGGCGTTCTCGAGCTCGCGGACCCGTGCGCGGAGCGCTCGGCCGAAATCGAAATCGCGCGGCCCGAGGTCGGCGCGCCGAAGAGCCGGCTTATCAAGGAGCATTCACTGCTCGACACGACGATCCTTCCGCTCGATGGCGCTGAGGTTGTGGTCGGAGTCGGCGTCGGAATCGGCGGAGCGGAAGGCGTTGCGAAAGTTTCGAAATTCGCGCGCACAATCGGCGCTGCGATCTGCGCCACGCGGCGCGTCACGGACCAGGGATGGATTCCGCGCCAGGTGCAGGTGGGCCTTACGGGCAAGTCGATCGATCCGCGGCTCTATTTCGCGATTGCGGTGCGCGGCGCGCCGAATCACACCTGCGGCCTCAAGCGCGCGCAGACGATTGTTGCGATCAACAACGATCCCGAAGCGACGATCTTCGAGCGCGCCAACATCGGCCTCGTCGGCGACTGGCAAACGCTCCTGCCACCATTGCAGGACGCGCTGCAGCGCCGCCTCGCATAG
- a CDS encoding Phenylacetic acid catabolic protein, with protein MPVRREYPPNSIGADEIKAGRIDPHYVKVLSRLLAAHAMAEKLTALGYERAIETLANPMLEPILRKNLGEERKHARLVYRALEEIGITQQAADRSMITVIKAPSFDAPSYFAGRFTGELDFLMASLSVDSTGLIMIGVNYKDSSYTPHARAAEVILEEEAEHDMFALEQLGAAIDRFGREAVQAALRQWLPRAVNFFGPPGSGFTYDCIRYGLKTRDNEELAELYVTMLEKKCDQLGLEMPRLTTSYPHALAN; from the coding sequence ATGCCAGTCCGGCGTGAGTATCCGCCGAATTCGATCGGCGCCGATGAAATCAAGGCGGGCCGCATCGATCCGCATTACGTGAAGGTACTGTCGCGGTTGCTCGCCGCTCACGCGATGGCTGAGAAGCTGACGGCGCTTGGCTATGAGCGCGCGATCGAGACGCTCGCCAATCCGATGCTCGAGCCGATCCTGCGCAAGAACCTCGGCGAGGAGCGCAAGCATGCGCGCCTCGTCTATCGCGCGCTCGAGGAAATCGGCATCACGCAGCAGGCCGCCGATCGCTCGATGATCACGGTCATCAAGGCGCCGTCATTCGACGCGCCGAGCTACTTTGCCGGGCGCTTCACGGGCGAGCTCGACTTCCTGATGGCGTCGCTCAGCGTCGATTCCACCGGCCTCATCATGATCGGCGTCAATTACAAGGATTCGAGCTACACGCCGCATGCGCGCGCCGCCGAAGTCATCCTCGAAGAAGAAGCCGAGCACGACATGTTCGCGCTCGAGCAGCTGGGCGCCGCGATCGACCGCTTCGGCCGCGAGGCGGTCCAGGCCGCTCTGCGCCAATGGCTCCCGCGCGCAGTGAATTTCTTCGGCCCGCCCGGCAGCGGGTTTACCTACGATTGTATCCGCTACGGCCTGAAAACCCGCGACAACGAAGAACTGGCCGAGCTCTACGTCACGATGCTCGAGAAAAAATGCGATCAGCTAGGCCTCGAAATGCCTCGGCTGACAACCAGTTATCCCCACGCCCTAGCAAACTAG
- a CDS encoding MaoC/PaaZ C-terminal domain-containing protein — protein sequence MAKQTYFEDVEVGSEIAPLEKDPTTQQLVKYAGASGDFYQIHYDKDFALANKLPGVILHGALKNAFLGQLMTDFAGEQGWVRKLSVQYRGMDQPASKVICRGKVTKKYTDAGRPAVDCEIWLENAKGEKTTPGSATVYLPTRAAH from the coding sequence ATGGCGAAGCAGACTTATTTCGAAGACGTCGAAGTCGGCAGCGAAATCGCACCGCTGGAGAAGGATCCCACGACGCAACAGCTCGTAAAGTATGCTGGCGCATCCGGTGACTTCTACCAGATTCATTACGACAAGGACTTCGCGCTCGCCAACAAGCTGCCCGGCGTTATTCTGCACGGCGCGCTCAAGAATGCGTTCCTCGGCCAGCTCATGACCGACTTCGCGGGTGAGCAGGGATGGGTGCGCAAGCTCTCCGTGCAATATCGCGGCATGGATCAGCCCGCCAGCAAGGTAATCTGCCGCGGCAAGGTGACGAAGAAATACACCGACGCGGGCCGTCCCGCCGTCGATTGCGAGATCTGGCTCGAGAACGCCAAGGGCGAAAAGACCACGCCCGGCAGCGCAACGGTCTATCTGCCTACGCGCGCGGCGCATTAG
- a CDS encoding MaoC family dehydratase N-terminal domain-containing protein: MANKVVTDEVRKQIGKTGEARTYEVERGAIRRFAEAIGDTSPLFNDESGARKTRFGGMIAPPTFCRSLGSPIPNVTLPALGESFRGLDGGSDWEYFHPIRPGDRITVQSKLADLRESEGRLGPMVFITIETSYTNQFGELCATQRSTGIRY, from the coding sequence ATGGCGAACAAGGTCGTGACTGACGAGGTCCGCAAGCAAATCGGCAAGACGGGAGAGGCGCGAACCTACGAGGTTGAGCGCGGCGCGATTCGGCGCTTCGCCGAAGCGATCGGCGATACGAGCCCGCTCTTCAACGACGAGTCCGGCGCGCGCAAAACGCGCTTCGGCGGCATGATCGCGCCGCCGACTTTCTGCCGCTCGCTCGGCTCGCCGATTCCCAACGTCACCCTGCCAGCGCTCGGCGAATCGTTCCGCGGCCTCGACGGCGGCTCGGACTGGGAATATTTCCATCCGATTCGCCCTGGAGATCGAATCACCGTACAATCGAAGCTCGCCGACCTGCGCGAGTCCGAAGGCCGCCTCGGTCCGATGGTCTTCATCACGATCGAGACCAGCTACACCAACCAGTTCGGCGAGCTGTGCGCGACGCAGCGCTCGACCGGCATCCGCTACTAG